A stretch of DNA from Lycium ferocissimum isolate CSIRO_LF1 chromosome 4, AGI_CSIRO_Lferr_CH_V1, whole genome shotgun sequence:
gcaatccaacaatcGGGCTAATTACAACTAGCACGCCATTCCTATAACAAGGAATACACATATAAACTTAGATGGTGCTactatatcacgtatatcaacaACAACTTGATTCTAGAGTAAaatgggcagcatttccccttactctccaatcacctcaacatatacaacaacccacaataacaacaacaaacttaCAAAAGTCCTTAAATTCTCCTTTTACTGCCCTTACAAAAAGTATATATCAAATAGCCCAAAGTATATCAATAtaaaataacaatatacacttcctttcttcccaatcaaggagcatagtCTCATTAACACACCaaaaacattagataccatccatatacatggaaattaggtcaacaacacagccacaacatgctcaaaacagtccataaactcaacaactataacacaacactttatgacctttcctcaaTAACTAtgttcacttttaagacttgataaaccttcaaatcaacttaccataagagataggatgaataccataccttataattgaagaaatttagccacacTAACTTTCCTCAAGACCAagctcaccacaacatcaagtagaaacaagaataatcacttttcatgaactagtttggtgtaatcttgttggattcttgatttaaggggttataagtatttaagagaAGTGTGTGGATATTTCTAGAGCTCacaagaagtgtaaatgatggaaaaaatggaataatagggtatttataccccttgagagtcggttccaccgactttccaagtggggcccgcagggagccatttggcagcttggaggctTATCTTTAAATGcacataactccctactccgatgtcgttttgatgaacggtttgttgagttagaaactagacttcctgaacttcaatttaggcttttgtttcacttcaaaactcctgatatactaggagatatatttctctaaagttgacccagaatttctgtccaaaattctgccgattttttccaaatttttgacaaacttattttcttcgatttgcttggtcccggaatcttcccaAACTCttcatacatgatatatatcattaatcatacttgataatggtcatatcctttggttccaagattgtccttcccggttatgacttgcgagatcgtaattcatcatttacttcATTGCTACGTatttcccatggcttgtaccttttaaaacttcatgggacgtctctgataatccattaatacggtgaaatatGCGGCGTGCTCATGctttaaaggtacgaggtgtaacacatttGGCTTcctgtgatttattgtgatgccattgtgatatacggattcggTGTTGATATATTGAGACCTGGTACCTTTGGGCTTAGACCTGTGGTAGTATTGTGATATACAGATTCGGCAATGATATACTGAGACTTGACCCAATTGGGCGTTATAGGCGTGATATGAATTGTGATTGATGGATTCAGATTggatatactgagacttggcacagtcgggtttagatgttataacataggtgatgacttgtacttggtTTGTTGGCTCGCGTTGATTTgcaccttgttgatttacctgcttatcttattttattgtcTTGgaatatgttagctaatcttagtcggcctatgatacctaccagtacgtgttgtttgtactgacctacacttctttgcattcttttatggatgcagagtaCTTGCCAAGTTTCACCTCACCTCCTCATGGTTGATTTCTAAGTTGTTGTTGAGTCTATTTAGGGTGAGCATGAtgacgttcgctgcccgaagacttcttactatttatgtcttatttccatTCTGAGACTTTATTTGAGACTTCTTattgtactattcagacttgtagtatttagtagAGCTCTTGCATGACCAGACCAGATCTTTGGGGTGGTTTTTGATTTACTTCTGcacttattatatattcatatgtcagATTTACGTTACTTTATCTTTTTCCACTATTTATATTgtgtttgtgaatgttgggttaagggttcgcctaccgaggaaggataggtaggtgcccgcgctactgtgaaattgggtcgtgacaaataaaTAAGGGCATAATACTTGGGATATGTATCCCTTAGCTCAAGTATAAATAGGGATTATCATTTCATTGTAAGGACACAAATTACAAGAGATATACAACACACAAACTCGATACTTACTTTGCTTTTTTACTTTCATTTCTATTTGGCTGTATTGATATTGCAACTGACAATTAGCCCAGAGACTCGAGCTCAAAGCTTCTCCGAGGCTCAGGCTATTCTAACTCtttatttagattatatttCGTTTACGTTAATTCAAACTGCAAATTATATCATTATCTTGTCATATTTGATCCACGTGTCCTTGACCACTTatacaaattcaactgtacCAATTTACTGGTAAATAGTTTGGTGCTCACCGTGGGGCCAGGAAAATTGTGGTATCATTGTGACCTCTGACCTTTAGACTAATTCTATTATAAATTTTGTTTTGTCTCTAGCTCCAGTTACATGTATGCAGGAGTTAACGACAACACAAACGCCGGAGAAGTTACTGGCAATGAGCGGATTGGCCCGGACGACCTGCCCTTTCGTGATCCAGTAAGAGATCCATCGATCTAGAATGCAGGCGGAGTAACCTCAGGATGCAGTCATACGCATCCGCCTGCCGAGGACCAAACTCCTACCGATGAAACCCCCGTGGAGGCGATGCAAACCATAAGGGGAAAAAAGTATGCATTAACGGCAGAAATGGAACAGATGAGGCAAGTCATCGCTGCACTTTCATCCAACCCAGCCGCCAGAGTTGCTGCTCCTGATACACATATAGCTTCAATCAATGGCAAGAACACCACTGGAGGTGGGCAGACGGAGGCACAAAATGGAGATGCATCAGGAATTTAGTCTGCCCCGGAGGACCCTTTCTAAGCACAGGTCCTGCGGTTCATCAAAGAAATTACTGGCAAGGTGGACCATACCGCCAAAGAAGCAGAAAAGAACACCAAGGAATTTCAGCGGCGTCTGAGTCAGATTCCGGGGGCTCCTCAGGTCATCGAAGGTCCAGATCCCAAGGAGTACATTCAGTTGGCATACAAACTAGAGGCTGCGCCGGAGCTGATCCCAAATAGATTCAAAATGCTAAGCATACCAAAGTACGACAGAACTACATACTCGCAGGAACATATCATGGCCTATACGATGGCGGTCAAAGGAAACGACTTgaaggaaaaggaaataaagtcagTTCTGATTAAGAAGTTTGGCGAAACACTCACAAAAGGGGCTTTGACCTGGTATTCCCTATTGCCCAAGCATTCGATTGGTTCACTCGCCATGCTGGCCAAACATGTTCATTAAGGCTCATGCGGGAGCCCGAAAGGTGAAAACCAGGAAAGTAGATAACTTTCATAGTTCTCAAGGAGAATTGGAGCTACTTCGAGATTTCGTTACCCGGTTCCAGAAAGAGCGGATGCTTCTGCCCGCGGTCCCGGACGAATAGGCTGCCGAAGCCTTTACCAAGGGGCTCAATCCTGCGAATTCAGATGCCTCCCGCAAACTCAAAGAGAATCTCCTAGAATTCCAAGCCAAGACCTGGGAAGACATTCATAATTGGTACGAATCAAAAATTTGGGTAGAGGACGATCTACTGTTGACTCTTGTCGGAGAACTTCCCAGAAAGACAGATAAGGATTTGAGGCTGGATCGAAActcatcaaaataatatttcCAGCCCTATCCTTCCCCCAAAACATCTAGAGGTGGCCAAGGTTACCGTTCGTTGGAGAAACCAAATTTAAACTAGAGGGGAAATTACGGCGAGAATAATCCCAGTTTGCAGAATCAAGATAAGGGCAGTTCCCTCGGCTCATCTTGGAAGGGGGCGGAATACCCGAAACTTGCCGATTACAACTTTACCATTGATGAAGCACAGATGGTGGCCGTGTTTAGAACCCATCCGGTGTTGCGTCCCCCTAAACCATTATGATATGATCCTTGCACCAGGGATCAGACCGTATGGTGCGACTTTCATGGTACTTACGAGAACAAGAAGGCAGATTGCCTATATCTCCGGAAGGAGGTGGCAAACATGCTTAATAGGGGACATCTTTGAGAGTTCTTAAGTTAAAGGGCAAGGAAAAATTATAAGAGAGTAGGACCAACAGAAGGAAGGTTGCTATTGATATCCCTCCGCATGTCATAAACATGATTTTTGGAGTTTCTACGATTGCCGGTACCACCTTCACGACCgccaagaaaacaaagatctCGGTGACTCGAGAAAAGATGATTTGGGAATTTCAGGATGGAAGCGCTATCACTTTTACTGATGAAGATGCAGCGGGCATCACTCTGCCGCATAACGACGCCTTAGTTGTCACCTTGTCCATTGACCGCGTCCAAGTAAAGCGGGTGATGGTCGATCCGGGAAgttcggccaacatcatccgtTGGAAAgtggtggaagaaatggaaattcaagagaaaattATACTGGCTGCAAGGACCCTTGCTGGTTTCAATATGTCGAGTGAGACTACAAAGGGGGAGATCGATTTGCATGTAAAAGTCGGAGGAGTCGTCAAGCAAACCAAGTTCTATGTGATTGACGGCGACATGCGCTATCATGGAATATTCGGGAGAACGTGGCTCCACGAGATGAAAGCGGTTCCCTCCACTTTGCATATATTGATAAAGTTTCCTACACCGGATGAAATCAGGCAGATTAGTTGAGAGCAGCAGGCAGCTTAAGATATGTTTGCTATTGAAGAACCGAACGAAAATGAAGTGGCCACAGATCACAAATAGCAATCACAATAATTGGAACCCATCCCTGAAGCAATCCAGTAAACCTTTCCTGACGAAGAGATGGGTCCGGAAAATGAACTCCCGAAAAAACACCAAGTTCCGAGGTATTTTCAGGTGCCTAAAGATTCCGACGCCACCAAATCAATGGCCGAGAAACTCAACCAGGTCGCCTTGCATTATGATCTACCGGAAAGAAAGGTATACCTAGGCTCGGGGTTGACCCCGGAGTTCAGGGAGTTAACTCTTCACTATCTCAGTTTCCCCCTAGTGCGACAGAAAAAGCAGCCCATAGCCGAGGTTCTCACCAGGTTTGTCAAAGAAGAGGTATCTAGATTACTTAACATAGGATCTATCCGGGAAGTTAAATACCCGGATTGTTTAGCAAACGTAGGCGTAGTACCTAAGAAAGGAAATAAGTTTAGAAGGAAATAAGCTTAGACTGTGTATCAATTTTAAAGATCTTAACAAAGCATGCCCAAAGGACTCGTTTCCGCTTCTGAGTATAGATCAAATGATTGATACAACGGTCGGGCATGAGGTGATGAGTTTCCTCGATGCCCACTCCAGGTATAGCCAAATCAGGATGAACCTGGAGGAACAATATAAAACATCCTtcatcacaaatttcaaaacttattgTTATAATGTGATACCCTTCGGGTTAAAGAACGCAGGAGCCGCTTATCAAAAGCTCGTGAATAAAATGTTTGAACAacaaatagggaaaacaatggaagtATATACAGATGACATGCTTGTTAAGATCCTCCGTGCAGGAGACCACTTAAGCCATTTGCAGGAAACGTTCGGCATCCTAAGGATGTTTAATATAAACTTAAATCTGGAGAAGTGTGCCTTTAGAGTGGGCTTGGGGAAATTCTTGGGCTTCCTAGTCTCTCAAAGAGGGATAGAggtgaacaagaaaaaaatcaaagcaATCGACGGTATTTTTGATTCATTGGACAACGTGAAGGCAGTACAGTGGTTGACCGGTCGGATAGCGCCCTCAGCAGGTTTATATCCTGGTCCTCAGAAAAATACCATTAGTTCTTCTCACTACTCAAGAAGAAGAACGACTTGAATGGACGTTAGAGTGCCAGCAGGTGCTTCGCAATATGAACGCATACCTATCCAGTCCTCCGCTCATGTCAAAGCCGAAGGATGGAGAACAACTCTTGGTATACCTAACCATTTCAGAGGTTGCGGATAGTGCAGTTTTGGTATGAGAAGAGAAAGGTACACAATTTTCGATTTATTACGTGAGTAGAGTTATGACAGGGGCCGAACCTCGGTACCCACTTCTGGAAAGGTTGGCTTTTGCTTTAGTGATGGCTTCACGAAAGCTCCGGCCTTACTTCCAGTGCCACTCCATTGACGTAGAGACTACATTCCCTTTGTGGAATGCACTCCACAAACCTGAACTCTCGGGACGACCGATTGCGCGATCAAGTCTCAAGGTTTAGCAAATTTTATTGCTGATTTCAGTCCGGGCGTAGCTCATCAAGCAGAGAAAGAAGCCTCTCTGGTCTCGGGGACTacctgtcatgacccaactcaGTAGGCGAACTCTTATCCTAacaatcataaaacataagtaaaacggaagaaaatagaataacgtaagtctcacgataataatataaaaaagtgCGAAAGTAGTGAAAATccaaccccagtatctggtctagtcatacaagagctctACCAATACTACAAGTttgaataatacataaaatctcaaatgatgtctcgaaatagaaataagacataaatagtaagaagagtcttcgggttgcgaacgtcctcatgctcaccctgaatagACTCGGCAGCAACCTCGATAATCATCCATGATGGGTAGAAGCAAATacaacctggtactctgcatttataaaagaatgcaacaagtataggtcagtacaaacaacaagtactggtagatatcataagctgactaagactagctaacgtatataaagataataaagcaagataaacacataaaacaacaaggtacaagtcaacatGAATCAATAACCACGGTACAAGTCAttacctatgttatagcatctaaacccaactgttccaagtctcagtataaccaatccgaaccagtatatcataatcatatcacaacTATGTCATAGAAAACCAAGAGGTACAAtccaatgcaatgatgtatgaatgatgaatgcaatgcatatgcaccgtacacatgtattccgacgatggaacatcacatctctgcagcacaacccatgggggaccagCGAAGTCCATGTaacagtcactccgcacacagcccagagatgactccatATCCAATCAATATTGCCTCATATCAGTCATTCCGCACATAGTCCAGAGATGACTCGATACACAATAAGTCTCAGAATAGTAccggtcactccgcacacagcccagagatgactcgtaTCAAATGTGTCTCAATGCATCtgtatttccttctcactttccaTTCTCGGTACCATAACAAGGCAATATCActatatcatggaaatgagtatgaatacgatgcaatgtaatatcaaataaccaattcaatcccaaacagtaccacacatagcgcacaaataatatcaaataataagactacacaataagccacaatggaatcacaattctcatctcaatatcaaatcaaagtaaggtaccgcaatatcataatcatgatatatcactaatcaccaatatccaatgtctcaacgtggcaacgagccaataagtaaatagaacaagataagtcaacaacgcaacggggtggctatcgcccaaatcattcaacaaggcccaacctaaggcaatatccaacccaatttCATACTTGAAGGTTTACATGGATTCtacgacaatatcatctaaacatacgcttcgttaatcgaagtctcaccataaggtaaaccgtaacctacctggaaagccgaacatCAAATCTCCAACAGTCAAATAttagtcttgcccttcctttgtgcctcgtgataatggaagtctaatcatatccgaattatgaaattagaatccagaagaaacatcattcaacccttacttctattcaagacccaaatcccaacctatggaatggggtttatgaactaaaaagatgaaattaggaatctataggtctcaataTGAAataatgttctaggtgatcaattcccatcaattataagctagaagaactaacaaatcacttaaattgtattctaggcaaaaccctaacttccaagtTCACAAATTACTCActaataatgaagaaatcatgCAATAGTAGACTCTAACCATCTATCCCATGCTTAAAGGAGCTAACCCAATCATTAATTCGagatttaatagcctagaatgaagaacccacaAAACTCTCTTTCAATCCACCATTTCTTAAGGAAACTAGCATGtttaatggattcctaaggtgattaatgtaacatggaatggaaaggaaagtgaaggaacttaccacaatgattttcccctaagaaatgccttgaaatgctcccaataacTCTATTTTCGGAGTGATATTGAATGAACAACTTAGTGCTTTTAAtacacatttaatgaatctaactgcccgtcacctgCTTCCGCGGTCTATTAGCCGCTCTAGCGCTCCTGCTTCCGCGGTCCCTTGACCGCTTCTGTGATCTTGCCCAAAATACACAAGGACGCTGTAGTGGCAGGgccaccgctacagcggtaccgctgccgcgGTCCTGGTGCCGCTTAAGCGGTGCACCAAACaccaaaaaatttcaaaagtttcacTAATTCGACCTGAAATCCGGATTATCAcccgagaccatctgctcacaaaccatataagtagacatacataaaaacacgctatgaatgcactcgtggcctcgaaattcccaacggaggtctcgctgaccgagtcaacccctggTACCTAAAAATCAACTTCCCATCCCAAAATGCActtgagtgcattgggaaccgaatcgaatatacacacaagttctaaaagaccatccgaacctctcaaaattgacatattcccgaaaaaggtcagtttacccaaaagtcaactttgagtcaattcTTTTTCGCTTTTCAGCATAAATTTCCCATaaaatcacccaaatcatatccaaagacctaGGGAAGTGTGTCAATGGTCCCTTCAGGTTAAATGTGCGCTAAAtaagctcgggaaagggtcaaaagcatcGAAAAAGCAATAAC
This window harbors:
- the LOC132054224 gene encoding uncharacterized protein LOC132054224 → MIWEFQDGSAITFTDEDAAGITLPHNDALVVTLSIDRVQVKRVMVDPGSSANIIRWKVVEEMEIQEKIILAARTLAGFNMSSETTKGEIDLHVKVGGVVKQTKFYVIDGDMRYHGIFGRTWLHEMKAVPSTLHILIKFPTPDEIRQIS